In the Telopea speciosissima isolate NSW1024214 ecotype Mountain lineage chromosome 2, Tspe_v1, whole genome shotgun sequence genome, one interval contains:
- the LOC122652996 gene encoding alpha-galactosidase isoform X1: MALAIVIGLLLNFFSSLSMLAASRLRNVSSVPDVTTTRRNLLDNGIGRTPQMGWNSWNHFNCKIEEKLIRETADAMVATGLSALGYKYINLDDCWAELNRDSQGNLVPKASTFPSGIKALADYVHGKALKLGVYSDAGTYTCSKTMPGSLGHEEQDAKTFASWGVDYLKYDNCYNTDTNPKERYPKMSQALLNSGRSIFFSLCEWGQEDPATWAPSYGNSWRTTGDIEDTWESMTSRADLNDKWASYAGPGGWNDPDMLEVGNGGMTTEEYRSHFSIWALVKAPLLIGCDIRAMDKVTLELLSNEEVIAVNQDKLGVQGKKVKKDGDLEIWAGPLSSYRVAVILWNRGSSKAQVTAYWSDIGLKPSTVVTARDLWEHSTTSSIQGQLSAEIESHACKMYILTPQ; encoded by the exons ATGGCATTAGCAATTGTGATTGGGCTATTACTcaacttcttctcctccttatCAATGCTCGCTGCTTCTCGTCTGCGCAACGTTAGTTCAGTACCAGATGTGACAACAACAAGAAGGAACCTATTAGACAACGGCATTGGTCGAACTCCCCAGATGGG ATGGAACAGCTGGAACCATTTCAATTGTAAGATTGAGGAGAAATTGATTAGAGAAACAG CTGATGCAATGGTGGCAACTGGTCTTTCAGCACTTggatataaatatataaatttag ATGACTGTTGGGCTGAACTTAATAGAGACTCACAG GGAAATTTGGTTCCTAAAGCTTCAACTTTTCCTTCTGGAATAAAGGCTCTAGCAGATTATGTCCATGGCAAAGCACTTAAGCTTGGAGTCTACTCCGATGCCGG GACCTATACTTGTAGTAAAACCATGCCTGGATCACTAGGCCATGAAGAACAAGATGCAAAAACCTTTGCCTCATGG GGAGTTGACTACTTGAAATATGATAACTGTTACAATACTGATACCAACCCAAAGGAAAG GTACCCAAAGATGAGTCAAGCTTTACTGAACTCGGGAAggtccatcttcttctccttatgtGAATg GGGCCAGGAAGATCCAGCTACTTGGGCACCCAGTTATGGAAATAGTTGGAGGACAACAGGTGATATTGAGGATACATGGGAGAg TATGACATCTCGAGCAGATCTAAATGATAAGTGGGCATCTTATGCTGGACCGGGTGGCTGGAATG atcCTGATATGCTTGAAGTGGGAAATGGTGGTATGACAACAGAGGAATACCGTTCACATTTCAGTATATGGGCATTGGTTAAG GCTCCTCTATTGATTGGTTGTGATATTCGAGCAATGGATAAAGTAACACTTGAATTGCTTAGCAACGAAGAGGTTATTGCAGTTAATCAAG ATAAACTTGGAGTTCAAGGAAAAAAGGTTAAGAAGGATGGAGATTTGGAG ATTTGGGCAGGCCCTCTTAGTAGTTACAGGGTAGCAGTTATACTATGGAACAGAGGATCTTCAAAGGCTCAGGTTACTGCTTACTGGTCAGACATTGGCCTAAAACCATCAACTGTTGTCACAGCTCGAGATTTGTGGGAG CATTCGACTACGTCATCTATTCAGGGCCAACTTTCAGCTGAGATTGAGTCTCATGCCTGTAAAATGTATATCCTCACACCGCAGTAG
- the LOC122652996 gene encoding alpha-galactosidase isoform X2: MALAIVIGLLLNFFSSLSMLAASRLRNVSSVPDVTTTRRNLLDNGIGRTPQMGWNSWNHFNCKIEEKLIRETADAMVATGLSALGYKYINLDDCWAELNRDSQGNLVPKASTFPSGIKALADYVHGKALKLGVYSDAGTYTCSKTMPGSLGHEEQDAKTFASWGVDYLKYDNCYNTDTNPKERYPKMSQALLNSGRGQEDPATWAPSYGNSWRTTGDIEDTWESMTSRADLNDKWASYAGPGGWNDPDMLEVGNGGMTTEEYRSHFSIWALVKAPLLIGCDIRAMDKVTLELLSNEEVIAVNQDKLGVQGKKVKKDGDLEIWAGPLSSYRVAVILWNRGSSKAQVTAYWSDIGLKPSTVVTARDLWEHSTTSSIQGQLSAEIESHACKMYILTPQ, translated from the exons ATGGCATTAGCAATTGTGATTGGGCTATTACTcaacttcttctcctccttatCAATGCTCGCTGCTTCTCGTCTGCGCAACGTTAGTTCAGTACCAGATGTGACAACAACAAGAAGGAACCTATTAGACAACGGCATTGGTCGAACTCCCCAGATGGG ATGGAACAGCTGGAACCATTTCAATTGTAAGATTGAGGAGAAATTGATTAGAGAAACAG CTGATGCAATGGTGGCAACTGGTCTTTCAGCACTTggatataaatatataaatttag ATGACTGTTGGGCTGAACTTAATAGAGACTCACAG GGAAATTTGGTTCCTAAAGCTTCAACTTTTCCTTCTGGAATAAAGGCTCTAGCAGATTATGTCCATGGCAAAGCACTTAAGCTTGGAGTCTACTCCGATGCCGG GACCTATACTTGTAGTAAAACCATGCCTGGATCACTAGGCCATGAAGAACAAGATGCAAAAACCTTTGCCTCATGG GGAGTTGACTACTTGAAATATGATAACTGTTACAATACTGATACCAACCCAAAGGAAAG GTACCCAAAGATGAGTCAAGCTTTACTGAACTCGGGAAg GGGCCAGGAAGATCCAGCTACTTGGGCACCCAGTTATGGAAATAGTTGGAGGACAACAGGTGATATTGAGGATACATGGGAGAg TATGACATCTCGAGCAGATCTAAATGATAAGTGGGCATCTTATGCTGGACCGGGTGGCTGGAATG atcCTGATATGCTTGAAGTGGGAAATGGTGGTATGACAACAGAGGAATACCGTTCACATTTCAGTATATGGGCATTGGTTAAG GCTCCTCTATTGATTGGTTGTGATATTCGAGCAATGGATAAAGTAACACTTGAATTGCTTAGCAACGAAGAGGTTATTGCAGTTAATCAAG ATAAACTTGGAGTTCAAGGAAAAAAGGTTAAGAAGGATGGAGATTTGGAG ATTTGGGCAGGCCCTCTTAGTAGTTACAGGGTAGCAGTTATACTATGGAACAGAGGATCTTCAAAGGCTCAGGTTACTGCTTACTGGTCAGACATTGGCCTAAAACCATCAACTGTTGTCACAGCTCGAGATTTGTGGGAG CATTCGACTACGTCATCTATTCAGGGCCAACTTTCAGCTGAGATTGAGTCTCATGCCTGTAAAATGTATATCCTCACACCGCAGTAG
- the LOC122652996 gene encoding alpha-galactosidase isoform X3, producing MGWNSWNHFNCKIEEKLIRETADAMVATGLSALGYKYINLDDCWAELNRDSQGNLVPKASTFPSGIKALADYVHGKALKLGVYSDAGTYTCSKTMPGSLGHEEQDAKTFASWGVDYLKYDNCYNTDTNPKERYPKMSQALLNSGRSIFFSLCEWGQEDPATWAPSYGNSWRTTGDIEDTWESMTSRADLNDKWASYAGPGGWNDPDMLEVGNGGMTTEEYRSHFSIWALVKAPLLIGCDIRAMDKVTLELLSNEEVIAVNQDKLGVQGKKVKKDGDLEIWAGPLSSYRVAVILWNRGSSKAQVTAYWSDIGLKPSTVVTARDLWEHSTTSSIQGQLSAEIESHACKMYILTPQ from the exons ATGGG ATGGAACAGCTGGAACCATTTCAATTGTAAGATTGAGGAGAAATTGATTAGAGAAACAG CTGATGCAATGGTGGCAACTGGTCTTTCAGCACTTggatataaatatataaatttag ATGACTGTTGGGCTGAACTTAATAGAGACTCACAG GGAAATTTGGTTCCTAAAGCTTCAACTTTTCCTTCTGGAATAAAGGCTCTAGCAGATTATGTCCATGGCAAAGCACTTAAGCTTGGAGTCTACTCCGATGCCGG GACCTATACTTGTAGTAAAACCATGCCTGGATCACTAGGCCATGAAGAACAAGATGCAAAAACCTTTGCCTCATGG GGAGTTGACTACTTGAAATATGATAACTGTTACAATACTGATACCAACCCAAAGGAAAG GTACCCAAAGATGAGTCAAGCTTTACTGAACTCGGGAAggtccatcttcttctccttatgtGAATg GGGCCAGGAAGATCCAGCTACTTGGGCACCCAGTTATGGAAATAGTTGGAGGACAACAGGTGATATTGAGGATACATGGGAGAg TATGACATCTCGAGCAGATCTAAATGATAAGTGGGCATCTTATGCTGGACCGGGTGGCTGGAATG atcCTGATATGCTTGAAGTGGGAAATGGTGGTATGACAACAGAGGAATACCGTTCACATTTCAGTATATGGGCATTGGTTAAG GCTCCTCTATTGATTGGTTGTGATATTCGAGCAATGGATAAAGTAACACTTGAATTGCTTAGCAACGAAGAGGTTATTGCAGTTAATCAAG ATAAACTTGGAGTTCAAGGAAAAAAGGTTAAGAAGGATGGAGATTTGGAG ATTTGGGCAGGCCCTCTTAGTAGTTACAGGGTAGCAGTTATACTATGGAACAGAGGATCTTCAAAGGCTCAGGTTACTGCTTACTGGTCAGACATTGGCCTAAAACCATCAACTGTTGTCACAGCTCGAGATTTGTGGGAG CATTCGACTACGTCATCTATTCAGGGCCAACTTTCAGCTGAGATTGAGTCTCATGCCTGTAAAATGTATATCCTCACACCGCAGTAG